The DNA window atatgtgtatgtgtatgtagatggatgtattttatatatttattacacacacacacacacacacacacacacacacacacacacacacacacacacacacacacacacacacacacacacacacacgtatatatatgtatgtataaataagttatttttctaGTGATCATTGTACCATTTGCTGGTATGGACATGTACGGAACATTACATGTAATATCGCAGAACGAATTCgtcaaaattatgataaaaatattagacaattATTTGAACATAGCCAGGGAGCAATCCAAGAAGCATGGACAAATCGCTAATCAAGTAACTGTTGTCTTTGACATGGAAGGATTTAATCTTAAACAATATTTGTGGAAAccaggtaaaaatatatactgagTTAGGTCTGAGATTCAATTCGTCATGCTTCCTTTTAAAGCATTCTGTCACCTGCCTTTCTATTGTTGTATAATCAATACATACCGTTGCAGCTGGTGAACTGATCATCGCTTTTCTCCAAATGTATGAAGCAAACTACCcagaaattctaaaaatgtgCTTTTTGATCAATGGTAAGTTTATAATAATcgtaattctatttaaaaagaaatcagGATTCGTCCATTTGATTAGTCGTTTACTCGTAATATTACTCTTTCACTAATCAAAGATAAAGCTATTTTTGTTGGAATATTTAAGCGAGAAAAAATGAGTTGAAAGTTTTCTCTAATGATCATTAACTGGCAATGTGTCTTAACAAGTCGCAATAcgtaatgattaaaaaaaacttcattttttcaagaatataaCTTCGCCGTTGCAAGTGATTTTACCTCTGATTAatagaagaataaaatatcatctTATTTCAAATggcagtatttttattatcgattGTAATAAACTTCCACTCATTTTgcgtgatattttattttagaaaatttagatAGCCTTATCGTTAGACAATTGTTGCCACTTGCAACAAAATAgatgtgaaaaatatcttttataaattgttcgtctaaaatctaaaagaatTGTTTCTAAAGTAAAAggaaattctataaatatacaaaatatattttaaagcgtTTCATATTCTACggtcatttaattttttattcaagccGTATGGATCAATGAGTCATGGTAACTATGTTTTGCGAAAAAATTACGTATTagttatagatattataatatattttacgattccgtttctctttatataattctgaATGACTTAAAAGTCGATCGTCCATCATCTGTCACGATTAAGTTTGGAATGTTAATTcgtattcatttattttattttcttttttgtaccctttcaaacatttatttaataaatgatgaATCGGCATAAcaggagaaaaaatttattacataaaaattcgCAGAGTAATCTCAAAAGGTGTGTTGtacattttgttaatgtaacaataagcgttatttcaaaaaatttttagaaacaaaataCAAACTATTAAATGTGCTTTGTTACAGCCCCAAGAGTATTCGCTTTTGCTTTTTCCATTGTCAAGAAATTCATGGATGACTATACATTGTCGAAAATGCAAATCTACAAAGCCGAACCTATAAAATGGCAAGCCGCAATTCTCAAACTTATTCCAAGCAATCAACTACCTGCTCATTATGGTGGAACATTAACAGATTCAGATGGCAACCCAAAATATACTTCAAAAGTAAACTTAACTAAAAGAATTTCTTGTGCAGACAGTATATCCGAAAACTTTGGTAGAACATACGTTTTGTGTGTATACTGAAAAAGTTTAGTAATAGCTAATAAATATTGAGTTAAACAAtctcaattaaatattcaattaattcaatacaactaaaaataattttatttttctaaatatttaataacctattctcaaacgtaataatataagcgtttggtaaaaataaatataacaatacaaCCGTTTGATTTAAtacttactaaatattttgtaaagtaaaattattttttattatattaatcaaatatttttaaataaaattatttcactcaaCATTTGGCAGCTGTTACCAAACtctatgataatttaattgctCCTTAGTTTGAATGTCAACATCTGTTCTCTATATCGAAATCAGCGTATTATTCATTGAACAAAACAGTGAATATAAGTAGACAGATTACAGTGCTATACTTATAACTATATCAATCAGTGACACATGCACTGTCATTCAGTAATAGTACATTGATTCGGGTTAGTGAAAGTACTCTCCTCTTAATCAAAATGAATGAAAGACAGTGAATAGCCAATGATGGTTACAGTTTTAAGTATAGCATGGCAAATTAGTTTGATTGAATCACTGGATTTCACCGATTCATATACttagagaataaaattattctcttcttaaattttcatttaaaaaaaagtgaaatctTGACAAAAAATTAGACTTTTTATTCCAAACTCTTGCATTTTGTCTGTTTCTCTCTAAATCGAAATCAGTATATTATTCATTGATTTACAGTGCTACAATCATAACTGTAATCATCAGtgagtacaaaaaaaaattattttcgtgttaagaaaagcaattaatacattattaatgaaaGACGGTGTATATATTACTTGATATAGCAATATAAGTActgaaatcaataaaatttcactaATTTCAATTCAGAAAATTCTTAAAacgcatttaattttaaaataataaattcacttgtttttctttaaatgtaaaatatatactagTTTCTGTTTcggagaataataataaaaattattgttagatCTGTCAAGGCGGTAAAATACCTAAAGAATTGTACACCAAAAATATGGATAAAACAAACGAGGATTATACTACCGTTGTCGTTCGGAAAGGAGGAAAGTTAGAATTCGATATTTCTGCACCTGAAGTGGGTTCCATCTTAAGGTGATAATTATTTGACaataaacttattaatatattaatagggaAAGAGGGAAGCTTTCTTTTCTTAACTTATATCCTTGTATTCAGCTGGGAATTCCGAAGCGAAGATCACGACATCAAATTCGggattttaaaaaaggatGATACCAACGGTACAAAAACAGAAGTTATACCTATCCGAAGAGTCGCGTCCCATCAATCGGATGAAATTGGAGTATTAACATGCGAAAATCAGACGACATGTAAGCACATAACACCCGCAATATTccaaataacaatattatttcaaatttaaacagAAAAGGAAATGTCATTTTCagtcaaagaaaattttgatgcCTAATATTAGcttctaaatttatatacaattttccaGTTCTGCAAATCGCTAATCTTAAAACACAGCCCCAAACTGAAGCTAGCATGTCatgaattgttttattttgactaaaaattttatcttccaTTTATTCACATATCGGTCTAAATTTCGTTTATAATCTCATagtcattatttaatttttatttgttctagATTCCCTTGTTTTCGACAATACATACAGTCTCCTAAGGAATAAAAAAGTTCATTATTCCGTACGTATGTTACCACCGGCAAAACAAGCGGCAcgaattatgtaataaaaagaatatttttttaggaaaTTTGCAGTAATTAGTTTTTGGCATTttctatttgtaaaaaaacaagttaaatttttgaaaaaatatgttagtTTTATAGTAGTAAATATAGGTATGAGGTACATTCTTCGTAACTTATCACAAACTTTATCACAGattttaattgacattttttgtctttcattatttctttattgtgCAGAAACTATGTGACTTTtagttgtaatattaattatggtATATAcagacaataaaaataaaaaataaatacatcctattaaataataatttttatttgtcccaATACCTCTTTTCGAAAAAAGGTAACGGAAGgaatgattataaaaaaagaacagacaTACCATATAtcgtatacaaaaatttatatacatttataatttttacttttatactttttataccttttatacttttataaaaaaaaaacgtatattacaaatactttTAGTCATCTTCATCTGTTAGTAACATATCGATAAGCTCAGGTTTCAGTAATTGATCACCTTCTAAACGTTTCTGTGTCCCCCATCTAGCTAAAGTTGGCAAGACCTTCAACTTGGTAACAGGATTTGTCCTGAATGGACAATTGTGATCTTTCCAGCTAGGATAGcgtataaaagatattttaaaactttctctTTTACATATGTTGCACTTCATATGTTATGTGATATCATATCATGTatcatattttgtattattaaataacaattattatatatataatattgttcatGATAATTCATATACACGTAATAGTCCCAAAAGCAGAAGTCATTTTatactaatatattatatacttacaaCGGCCTATCCCCAACTTCTACTGTTACTAATAGAATTTCCTTAGACGCTGCTTTAAAACCTTTTTCAATAAAAGGCTCagctgaaataaataaatattgagtaAATACACTGAGATAATTCAACcctaagataaaaatttaataagtgaATAAGTCAACATTAATGTCCTATGTATTTGCACTTCCTCTTTGTCTATATTACAcacaaatagataaaaataaacagataataatattttgacatttaaaatttattttcaaatacgtttctctaaactaatttcttaaaaattttgtatctttatttagatagaaaaaatttctaaataataaattttctttgatgTAAATATAGCGGCCATTGTTCCATCATTAGTTATTGTTGTTTAGAAATTTGAACTTCATTGACATTTGATCATAGAATATGTAATCTacttatctaaatatttaaaaagttacaaatgGCAAATTCTGTTCAATTTTACAGTTGACCTGCCATCATATTGTATAGcaaattgttaatttcttctaaaatttttccaacAAAATTTATGGAGAACACTGAAAAGTCTGACAGATTTGAAACATTTGCTGCTTTCCATTTACATCAAAACTCACATAATTCTCACTAGTGACATTATAACTCAGTTAAATGCACGTTCCTTTTGCATTCTCACGAGTAAGATTCAATTGAGTTTTTTCCTACAATCTGAGCAATTTCAAGACTCGTGTGCTTTACTGACTCGCATACTCACATTAGAAGTAAggttatatattgaaataattttgtcattaaaataagcGTGATCACTtgcatgtttctttaaatcacTAAGTAATGACGTCACTATCTGAATATAAAGTACTCACATTACTGAGTGACTCAGTCTCACTTTCAGATAAATGGAAAGCAGCAATAATGTCATTTAAACAATTGACGAAAAATTCATAGCAAACACTTTACAGAATTCGTTTAAATAGATTGTCTCAAATACAGACgacgttatattaatattataaatctcatatgtaagtaataaataaaatcatgatAAAATCTTCATCTTTCTCATGATTTTATTATGACTGTGTCCTGTCTAGGTTTGcccatacaaaaaaatatatttaaatacttggAAAATGGCGATTTCTGCAGATAATCTACCATCGTATTCCGTTACATTTTTGCTGGCATTCCGCCAACAAAAATTACAGCGGGCACTTCGATCGTAAAATTCGTCACCGGTAGATTCGGGGATTCGGCTGGCCGAGGCAATGAGACTCGAGAATTGGAGGTTATGTTTGCACGAAAAAGATCCGCTCACCTTCCACGCAGTCCGAGCACCAACTCTTGCCGGTGTCTGGCAGCTTCGTACCGGTATACAGCACGTAAATCGGAGCCGCGGCCTTCAGGTTCTCCATATACTTAAGAAAGTTTTCGTATCCCTGAACGTGACGACGTTGAACCATTTTTGGCGAATGGCCGGCCGGCGGCAGCGGTGGCGAACGCGCGCGGCTTTAGGAGGAACGAACGGCAAGCGTATGAAATTCTATCGCCTGCCTAACGTAGGTGGTGTCCGCCTCCTACGTTATCTCCATTTATCAGTAATGTATATGCACCGTCATCGCGATCTTGAATTTTACGCGATAACGGCGACCGATAACCATCGAAGTACATCGCAACAACGTCCGTGTCACCAAGTTGCTATTTTCAAcagttttaacaattatcaacAGTTATCGAGCCCAGACAATCTCGGCCGCCCGAACGGGCGCGCGGGGGTCGATGCAATCGCGTCACGATTATCGCGATTCGCGCGATTTTGCAAAGTTGCACAATATCGCGAGCGTGCGATCTATATAGGTGCATACCACGCATACGACGAGGCGGACGGTCTTTTAAGCATTCGAACGTATGACGCATTTGCGTTCCGAGAATTTGAGGCGGTTGAGAGACAGCTCCCGGCCGACAAAGTGGGAGAGAAATAAAGGTCAAAATGACCTTTAAACAAAGAACTCGTGACGAAAGATCGACGGCCCCAGTTGGTCTTCTTTCAACGTGACAATTTCGAACGACTTTCCTCACATCCTTCTTCCCCTGTCCCTTGAAGATTCACCTTTTTATATACGTAACCCGAAAGattcaaaattgaattaagatgtcttaaagattttttatctaCAGGGAATATTGTTAATGATATTATAAGCAACATCAAAAAAGTAACACAACAATGaaaacgtacatatatatttactggcatcaataattatacctAATACATACAagttctttaatattttattatatttcttttacttattttcaaatttatattattaaataaaacagtcTCAATAAgattttctgttaattttaacttgaaatttcttaattttgtaCCTGCTTTTTCTCGcactttttaataagaatgaACATCGCTCAGACGAAAATCGAAACATTCACAgtttaagtatatattttttaaattaaaaaaattgatgtttttacttttaatgaaaaatgtaataacaagTGAACTCCTTAAGAATGTACATTCAAGTAAGATTAAATGCAATTCTgtgtaatacaatttatacattCAAAAAAGCACTCATAAAGTCGGATTGCCAATATTTCGAACATTGTCAGTAATCACTTAtcctacttaaaaaaaaaaagtttttgtttctgCCGTATTTGTGGCAGGTTCCAGACAAATTCGAGAACGCGCACCGCATTTGAATTTACCGCGGCTGCGTTCGTTGTCTCGTGGACGGAGTGGGAGCGACGAGGCGACCCGCGATTGGCTCGCGTCGTCCCCTCTAACCCGGTCGGCGCAGTTGCGTCACTGGAGTTCGGTCCGTTCCGCGAATCCGTTTCCGCTCTTCTCGTCACTCCGCGACTATCCGCGAGCGAGCGGGTCTCGAGGGCGTGCGACTGTTGGCTTCACGTATCCCGCTCGTGCCTGCTGGGCGGCCTCCTGCTGCTGGTCTGCGCACGTCGCGTCACAGATTTCATGTGTTGACATCGGGAAAGCGAATCGGTTTACGTCTACGGCTTTCTCAATCCGCGTTAAGTGAACGGGCGACCATCGCGATGTCGGCGATCTTCGACATCGAGCTGCAGGACGCAGGGCTGCCGCACAGGGACGAGTCGGAGGACGACGACGTCATCGAGATCGACGCGGTAATTGAAAGTTCCCCTTTCGTCGagtgtttctctctctcccgcaTCCGACGGGAATCCCGCGATCGCCGCGTCACGACCGCGGGCACACGTGTTCCATTGTACTAACGCCGCATCTGTTTTCCTTTTCACAGGAGGAATGCGTCGCGCTGAACGTGAATGAGATCGTAAAGTGAGTAGACCTGCGCGCGTGAACGTCCCGCTTGCACGCCGCGCGTATGCACCTTTCGTACACGCGGcttgctctctttctctttctctttcgta is part of the Monomorium pharaonis isolate MP-MQ-018 chromosome 2, ASM1337386v2, whole genome shotgun sequence genome and encodes:
- the LOC105835042 gene encoding SEC14-like protein 2 isoform X2, giving the protein MLRDSMEWRKRWDTDSLVDWEIPEIIKTYLPHGLSGFDNDGAPVIIVPFAGMDMYGTLHVISQNEFVKIMIKILDNYLNIAREQSKKHGQIANQVTVVFDMEGFNLKQYLWKPAGELIIAFLQMYEANYPEILKMCFLINAPRVFAFAFSIVKKFMDDYTLSKMQIYKAEPIKWQAAILKLIPSNQLPAHYGGTLTDSDGNPKYTSKICQGGKIPKELYTKNMDKTNEDYTTVVVRKGGKLEFDISAPEVGSILSWEFRSEDHDIKFGILKKDDTNGTKTEVIPIRRVASHQSDEIGVLTCENQTTYSLVFDNTYSLLRNKKVHYSVRMLPPAKQAARIM
- the LOC105835042 gene encoding SEC14-like protein 2 isoform X1, whose product is MSLNLADDQRFALMKFRRSVQDILQPHHDDHFLLRWLRARKWKPDAAEKMLRDSMEWRKRWDTDSLVDWEIPEIIKTYLPHGLSGFDNDGAPVIIVPFAGMDMYGTLHVISQNEFVKIMIKILDNYLNIAREQSKKHGQIANQVTVVFDMEGFNLKQYLWKPAGELIIAFLQMYEANYPEILKMCFLINAPRVFAFAFSIVKKFMDDYTLSKMQIYKAEPIKWQAAILKLIPSNQLPAHYGGTLTDSDGNPKYTSKICQGGKIPKELYTKNMDKTNEDYTTVVVRKGGKLEFDISAPEVGSILSWEFRSEDHDIKFGILKKDDTNGTKTEVIPIRRVASHQSDEIGVLTCENQTTYSLVFDNTYSLLRNKKVHYSVRMLPPAKQAARIM
- the LOC105835043 gene encoding thioredoxin domain-containing protein 17, which produces MVQRRHVQGYENFLKYMENLKAAAPIYVLYTGTKLPDTGKSWCSDCVEAEPFIEKGFKAASKEILLVTVEVGDRPFWKDHNCPFRTNPVTKLKVLPTLARWGTQKRLEGDQLLKPELIDMLLTDEDD